The genome window TTGACTAGAGATACCACCAGCTTAGAACAAATCAGAGGTAGTATTGTTGCTGATGAGGAAGGAGTTTTAACCTTCAAAGAATTTGATGGTATTGATTTCCAAATTATTACTGTTTTATTACCTGGTGGAGATCAAGTTCCTTTCTTCTTTACCATTAAAAAGTTAATTGCTCAAACTGAACCTGGTTTCACTTCTGTTAATAGTTCTACGGATTTTAAAGGTGATTTTAAAGTTCCTTCTTATCGTGGGGCTTCTTTCTTAGATCCTAAAGGACGTGGTTTAACTAGCGGTTATGATAATGCGGTTGCTCTTCCTGCTGGTGCAGATAATTCTGAATATACCCGTAGTAACCTCAAACAAGCAGACATCATGAATGGTGAAATGTCTTTACAAATTACCAAGGTTGATGCTGAAACTGGAGAGATTGCTGGTATTTTTGAAAGTGAACAGCCTTCTTCCACTGATTTAGGTGCTGAGGAGCCTGAAGATGTTAAAATTCGTGGTTCTTTCTATGCTCGTTTAGAACCCCAAATTTAGTTTGAATCTGTCTTTAAAAATATGGGTATAAAAAAAGTTGGGTTTTTTTATTAATTAAACCCAACTTTTTGGTTATGTTATCTAAAATTTATTAGTTAATATTTAGATTTTTTCTTCTACGTCAAGGTTAGCTCCAGAGGTTTCGTACACTTCGCTTTGTCTGTTTCTGACTGTTGCTAGTCCTTGTTGTAAGGCATAAAGGCGATCGCCCATCCAATTGTGAGCAGGAATTAATCCAGCCAAACCCAATTTTTCAAGACGATTTTTAACCTTACCTGTCGCCCCCACAATAATCACCTCATTATTTTGATCAATAGCTTCTTTGATGGCATTTTCCAAGGCAAGGGAAGATGTCACCCCCAAAATAGGAACTTCTGATAAATCAACAATCAACACATCATAATTGTTAACTGCATTGTGTTCTCGCTCAATGGCCTTTGCCACCCCAAAAATCATTGGCCCACTGAGATGGAAAAGCAACATTCTACCTCCAGCCAAATCCAATACTTGCTTCTCTTCAGCATTCAAAACAATTTGGTCATCCGCATCACTGACCATTTTCACAGACTTAGAACGAAACTCAGATAACTTCTCAATGGTCATCACATTGGCAATAAATATTCCCACACCCACGGCTACCATCAAATCAACCAATACCGTTAAAAGAATTACTCCATAGACAATCCCTGCGGCCTTCCAAGAAATTTTGTGAACCCTTTTCAAGAATCCCCAGTCCATAATATTAAGACCTACCTTAAAAGCAATCCCTGCCAATACCGCCAAAGGAATATTCGCCGTCAAAGGAGCAGCCCACACCACCACAATAAATAAAATAGAGGCCCTCGCAATACCCGATAAAGCAGTTCTACCCCCAGTTTGGATATTTACCACAGTTCCCATGGTTGCCCCAGCCCCAGCGATACCACCAAATAAACCAGAAAATAAGTTACCTAAACCCTGCCCAATCAACTCCTTATTAGAATTATGCTCGGTACGAGTCAAACTATCTGCTACCACGGAAGTAAGAAGCGCATCAATACAACCCAACATCCCCAATACCATAGCATCGATCACCATTGTTCTTAATTGACTAGCTCCAAAGGTTGGTACTTGTAAAGTCGGTAAACCCGTGGGAATTTCACCGATACGACGAATATCCACATCACCAAAAAATACCAAAGAAACTACCGTCCCTGCCACAAGAGCCAAAAGTTGAGGAGGACAATATTGACGATAACGACGAGGCACTACATACAAAAGAATGACTGTCATTACTGCCAAAACAGTCTCTAAAGGATTGATACCACCGATGAGATCTGGAATATTTTGAAGAGTACCAATGACCCCTCCAGAGGGTGTTCCCTGCCCTAAAAAAGGAGCGATTTGCAAAATGACCAGAATCAGTCCGATACCTGTCATAAACCCAGAAATCACCGTGTAGGGCATCATGGTGACGTATTTTCCGAGCTTTAATAAACCAAATATAATTTGAAAAACCCCTGCCAGCATTACCACGGTAAAAGCCATGGCCATGCCGTTTTCAGGGTCACTAGCGGTTAAACTAGCAATAACGGCGGTCATGATAACTGTCATTGGACCCGTAGGCTCGGAAATGAGGGTAGGTGTACCACCAAAAAGGGCGGCAAAAAAACCTACCAAGACTGCTCCCCATAATCCAGCACTTGCTCCAGCCCCCGAAGCGATACCAAAAGCAAGAGCCATGGGTAAAGCAATAACGGCAGCGGTTAAACCTCCTAATAAGTCTCCCCTTACATTGCGAAAATGTATTTGATTAGTAATTTGCATCCACTTGTTTCCTTTTTATCCTTAGTGTGCTATAGAGTTATATCTATGATATTAAGCGTAAATATATTATCACTGCTATGATAATAGAGTTTAGGCACAATAACAAATAAGTTTGACTTATCTCTTAGTACAGGATAAACAAAGAAGTTTTAGCGATGTCGAAGAAGTGGAATAGTTATTTTTTTGTGTTAGAGAATAATAGCTTTTTATTATAATATTGAAAGCAATCAGAGCCTTCGTTCTGGAAACAAAATCTCACTTTGATATACGGTATTGGTCTGCAGATTAAGGAAGCAACAGCAGACCGTAAACCGTTTTAACTCATCCTCCCATAAAGGCCTGGGCAAGTCCGATATATAGGGGAATGCCTATGGCGATCGCAACGGGAGTACCCACCGCAGTAGAAGATCCGATGTAGGCGGAAGGGTTAGCGGAAGGAATACCTGCCCGTAAAGTGGGAGGGCCAGAAATATCTGAGCTAGAAGAAGCAATAACCGCTAAAATAACCACACCACCAAGACTGAATCCCGTAAGTTCATGGGCAATCATACCAAAACCAAATGCGATGAGTCCATGGAGTAAAGGGGCAACTAAACCATATACAGCGTACCATTGAGCAACTTTGCGCAATTCCCCAAGTCTTGCGGTGGCTTCCATACCCATTACCAACATTAAAATTGAAAGCAGACCACGGAAAAGGGGATTAAAGAAAGTCTCATAAACGCTTTCAGGTCGAGTTAACAAGCCTAGAGCCAAGCCCAATAACAAAGCAGATAGAGCAGAGCCTTGGAGGCTTTCTTTGACGATGGGCCATATTTCTACCCGTTTATTTGAGCTACTACGTTGTTTATTGAGATACTCTTGTCTGGTACTGGGATAATCGGCATTACCACTAGAATAATCACCAGCCGCCACGGGCTGTTTTTGAGGATACTCATCTGCGAGGATGGCACGTTGCTTTTTGGTATAAATACTTGCTAATACGATGGCGCCCACCAAAGCGGGGATGTCCATAAACGGATAGAGTGCTGCTGCCCATGCTTCATATTCTATGCCTTGCTCTTCTAATAGAGTTAATGCAGCCGCTAAGGTAGAGCCACTGACCGCACCAAATAAACCGGCAGTGGCGATCGCATCTACTACTTTAACATTGGGTAACTTAGCAAGGGTATAACGCCCAATAAAGACGATAATCAATCCTATGACCACCGCAAATATTGCGGGTAATATCATCTCCCCTAGATTGGCGTTACGGATAGCAATGCCACCACTAAGCCCCACTTTGATGAGCAGCATAAAAACAATAAATTTATATACTGCATCTGGAATTTGAAGTTGGCTATTGAGCGCCGCTACCACCATACCACCAATGAGAAAACCGAGGGTTGGAGACTGTAACTGCGATAGAAAGCCTGAAAAAAAACTTGATAAAAAATCCACTTTGTAATTCCTCCTTAGATTTGATATGAACTACTAGAAAGTAAAACCGTAAATAAGGGAATCCCCTCAAAATATAAATAATGTCTTTTTTTCTTAAATATTGTATATAGACTTAACTCTATTGTTAAGTAAAAGACCATACATCAAAGTATATCGAAAAAAACTTTAAATGTAAGACTTTGGGGCATAAATCAGCTAAGTAATATTAAATTTAGGATATAAGTTTTACTTATGCTTCGTTTCTACAAATTTAAGATTAATTATTGTGACCATGGACAAAACCATACAAGACAAGAGCTTTAGTTTTCGCCTTCCTGACAATCCAATTGTGAGTAGTGTTTAGAAACATAAAATCATAAGTATTTTTTATAAAATGCTTCTTGAAATTTGATCAATGTTTTCCTATAGATAGTAGTGGATTTAGAGAAGACTAACATATACTAAAAAGTATAATTAAAGAC of Cyanobacterium sp. HL-69 contains these proteins:
- the psbO gene encoding photosystem II oxygen-evolving enhancer protein 1, with translation MRFRNLLVAFLIVCLGFLGACSDGQAKAYDPKTITYDEIVNTGLANKCPQINEFTRGSIDISPDQPLAVVDMCLEPEEYFVKEEPVNKRKEAEYIQAKVLTRDTTSLEQIRGSIVADEEGVLTFKEFDGIDFQIITVLLPGGDQVPFFFTIKKLIAQTEPGFTSVNSSTDFKGDFKVPSYRGASFLDPKGRGLTSGYDNAVALPAGADNSEYTRSNLKQADIMNGEMSLQITKVDAETGEIAGIFESEQPSSTDLGAEEPEDVKIRGSFYARLEPQI
- a CDS encoding sulfate permease, SulP family, which gives rise to MQITNQIHFRNVRGDLLGGLTAAVIALPMALAFGIASGAGASAGLWGAVLVGFFAALFGGTPTLISEPTGPMTVIMTAVIASLTASDPENGMAMAFTVVMLAGVFQIIFGLLKLGKYVTMMPYTVISGFMTGIGLILVILQIAPFLGQGTPSGGVIGTLQNIPDLIGGINPLETVLAVMTVILLYVVPRRYRQYCPPQLLALVAGTVVSLVFFGDVDIRRIGEIPTGLPTLQVPTFGASQLRTMVIDAMVLGMLGCIDALLTSVVADSLTRTEHNSNKELIGQGLGNLFSGLFGGIAGAGATMGTVVNIQTGGRTALSGIARASILFIVVVWAAPLTANIPLAVLAGIAFKVGLNIMDWGFLKRVHKISWKAAGIVYGVILLTVLVDLMVAVGVGIFIANVMTIEKLSEFRSKSVKMVSDADDQIVLNAEEKQVLDLAGGRMLLFHLSGPMIFGVAKAIEREHNAVNNYDVLIVDLSEVPILGVTSSLALENAIKEAIDQNNEVIIVGATGKVKNRLEKLGLAGLIPAHNWMGDRLYALQQGLATVRNRQSEVYETSGANLDVEEKI
- the sbtA gene encoding HCO3-:Na+ symporter SbtA, producing the protein MDFLSSFFSGFLSQLQSPTLGFLIGGMVVAALNSQLQIPDAVYKFIVFMLLIKVGLSGGIAIRNANLGEMILPAIFAVVIGLIIVFIGRYTLAKLPNVKVVDAIATAGLFGAVSGSTLAAALTLLEEQGIEYEAWAAALYPFMDIPALVGAIVLASIYTKKQRAILADEYPQKQPVAAGDYSSGNADYPSTRQEYLNKQRSSSNKRVEIWPIVKESLQGSALSALLLGLALGLLTRPESVYETFFNPLFRGLLSILMLVMGMEATARLGELRKVAQWYAVYGLVAPLLHGLIAFGFGMIAHELTGFSLGGVVILAVIASSSSDISGPPTLRAGIPSANPSAYIGSSTAVGTPVAIAIGIPLYIGLAQAFMGG